One part of the Candidatus Neomarinimicrobiota bacterium genome encodes these proteins:
- a CDS encoding NUDIX domain-containing protein, whose product MKLLKRKNIYKGYCFDLFEDQVIWVNGHEVQRALIQHPGISVMLPVLDSDRLVLVNQYRYGAQTYLWEIPAGTINVGEDPLHCAQRELEEEIGYKALKWNPIAACYSSPHYSSEMIHAFVAENLVKTEKNLDDDEVIEVRVFTRDEVKEMIRSGQIIDAKTLITLFLYFNNF is encoded by the coding sequence ATGAAACTTTTAAAGAGAAAAAATATTTACAAGGGTTATTGCTTTGACCTTTTTGAGGATCAGGTGATTTGGGTGAATGGACATGAGGTCCAGCGCGCATTGATACAACATCCTGGTATAAGTGTGATGTTACCTGTCCTGGATTCGGATCGACTCGTTCTTGTGAATCAATATCGCTATGGTGCTCAGACTTATCTATGGGAGATTCCAGCAGGTACCATCAATGTGGGGGAAGACCCTCTTCACTGTGCCCAACGTGAGTTGGAAGAAGAAATAGGGTATAAAGCCCTTAAGTGGAACCCGATCGCTGCATGTTATTCGTCACCCCATTACAGCTCTGAAATGATCCATGCCTTCGTTGCAGAAAATTTAGTAAAAACCGAGAAGAATCTGGATGATGATGAAGTCATCGAGGTTCGCGTGTTCACCAGGGATGAAGTCAAAGAAATGATTCGATCAGGTCAAATAATAGACGCAAAAACCCTGATAACTCTTTTTTTATATTTTAATAATTTCTGA
- a CDS encoding T9SS type A sorting domain-containing protein, with protein MTKRISSIIVLFIFALTGQGETWEFGGAFPDDSGWPQSYGHGIAVDGEGKIWYTSYYDSDSMAVEFGPDSIRPCRAIYVFNPDGSQAPFSPIKTITVDGVIDTLWQSNRGLRTDPNGNIVAGSWSVYYRINHLTGEGMDKLVPYPDNENPEDPWTGQSLTAPDFDQDGNMFTVPVIASIGAIKAYDEDWELIDEVVPAEMLQGYCRTISVSPDGGAVYFYNFVSDDGIMRYNSSDGSVYGDFTSSIDTLFPGLQVEATGWDPSGRLWVGNSAGPGYMNCAFYAIDPSTDTVVDSIIMPDSLVDLGLKPRGIDFGFDGQTAYITFFNSWESAAMYVYHNGSANTVKFSVNMSIQEALGRFQPALDQIGVSSTFNGGDVDTSIQMHETGTSGIYTATIDFSAFEAESVHEYKFVITKPNQQIWESRGARMFVYNGTGMIRPTVWFNDIQDLQQDDPWSIDINVSGGSLNDLNNIFGTQIQATVGYDVDVDLPEPPTPPADYLQLYFPHPEWGVPIGPNFTTDFRDAVELVNNIISWDFEVTTDMQQTSIELDFSNSLGVPMVLTFVLEDISNGIIHDLTETLYYEYNSESGGVNQFRVSIGESLADQLNRPFEPGWHLFSTPLVTAETSTDGLLGPFANQPYYVYEYEPGVGYAAAPEILQGEGYWLATMDSMRVQISGVADTTSFSRPLDLGWNLIGNPFSYAKPVATIRIEHAGEILDFDTAAANGWISNTLYGYDGIGYFTENSLRPWGGYWISALVEGLIFHLDFFEDTALRQVLADERSEEEWYLSIFAQQNGNADMISQLGVHPEASGGFDAQFDFPEPPPSPSPSYVSTYFVHSNWNEVLGSHYNRDIRSPVYMDGQESWQLSLHAAPGEVELSWAYDSEEIPDETHFFLIDIAHGVTINMNDQANYLFEHTGGESIFLIGAFRYVGVDGLALPEEYTLNQNYPNPFNPITTISYGLPERAEVSMEIYNMRGQLIATLVNEHQEAGLYQQIWNGLDGSGQPVSTGLYLTRLHSGPYTRVIKMIYLK; from the coding sequence ATGACAAAACGAATCAGTAGTATCATCGTACTTTTTATTTTTGCACTCACAGGTCAAGGTGAGACATGGGAATTCGGAGGTGCTTTTCCTGATGATAGTGGCTGGCCTCAAAGCTATGGCCACGGAATAGCCGTTGATGGAGAAGGAAAAATTTGGTACACCAGTTACTACGACTCTGATTCAATGGCTGTAGAATTTGGTCCTGATAGCATACGTCCTTGTCGTGCCATATACGTTTTTAATCCAGATGGCAGCCAGGCTCCCTTTTCCCCCATCAAAACCATCACCGTCGATGGTGTCATTGATACACTTTGGCAATCCAATAGAGGGCTAAGAACTGACCCCAATGGCAATATTGTGGCAGGCTCATGGAGCGTCTACTACCGCATCAATCATTTGACTGGTGAGGGAATGGACAAACTGGTGCCCTACCCTGATAATGAAAATCCTGAGGATCCCTGGACAGGTCAAAGTTTAACGGCGCCTGATTTTGATCAAGATGGAAATATGTTCACGGTTCCCGTTATCGCCTCAATTGGTGCGATTAAGGCATACGATGAGGACTGGGAACTTATTGATGAGGTTGTACCTGCAGAAATGTTACAAGGATATTGCAGAACCATTTCCGTATCTCCCGACGGTGGTGCAGTATATTTTTATAATTTCGTAAGTGATGATGGTATCATGCGCTATAACAGCAGTGACGGAAGTGTATATGGTGATTTTACATCCAGCATTGACACACTGTTCCCCGGGCTGCAAGTTGAAGCTACAGGCTGGGACCCCAGCGGTAGACTCTGGGTCGGAAATTCTGCTGGCCCTGGTTACATGAATTGTGCTTTCTATGCCATTGATCCATCGACTGACACTGTGGTAGATAGCATTATTATGCCTGATTCTCTGGTTGATCTTGGCCTCAAGCCTCGGGGAATTGACTTTGGCTTTGATGGTCAGACAGCCTATATTACTTTTTTCAATAGCTGGGAAAGTGCCGCCATGTATGTTTACCACAATGGCTCAGCTAACACGGTAAAATTCAGTGTAAATATGTCTATTCAAGAAGCCCTGGGTCGCTTTCAGCCAGCGTTGGATCAAATTGGTGTTAGCAGTACCTTTAATGGCGGGGACGTAGATACATCAATTCAAATGCATGAAACTGGAACCAGTGGGATTTATACTGCGACTATCGATTTCTCAGCTTTTGAAGCAGAAAGCGTTCATGAGTATAAATTTGTCATCACAAAACCGAATCAGCAAATATGGGAATCACGTGGTGCTCGCATGTTTGTATATAATGGGACTGGCATGATACGCCCCACAGTATGGTTTAACGATATCCAGGATCTTCAACAGGACGACCCCTGGTCAATCGATATAAATGTATCGGGTGGTAGTTTAAATGACCTTAATAACATTTTTGGAACCCAGATCCAGGCTACGGTCGGATATGATGTGGATGTAGATCTTCCTGAACCACCTACACCGCCTGCTGACTACCTGCAACTCTATTTCCCTCACCCTGAATGGGGGGTCCCTATTGGTCCTAACTTCACAACGGATTTCAGGGATGCTGTTGAATTGGTGAATAACATTATTTCCTGGGATTTTGAGGTCACAACAGACATGCAGCAAACCAGCATTGAGCTCGATTTTTCCAATTCTCTTGGTGTTCCAATGGTTTTAACCTTTGTACTTGAGGATATAAGCAATGGCATCATCCACGATCTGACCGAGACACTGTATTATGAATATAACTCTGAATCTGGAGGGGTTAATCAATTCAGGGTGAGTATCGGAGAATCTCTAGCAGATCAACTCAATCGACCATTTGAGCCAGGCTGGCATCTGTTCAGCACACCGCTTGTGACGGCAGAAACATCAACTGACGGCCTTTTAGGTCCTTTCGCAAATCAACCCTATTATGTGTATGAATATGAGCCGGGTGTAGGGTATGCCGCGGCACCTGAAATTCTCCAGGGCGAAGGGTATTGGCTGGCGACCATGGATAGCATGCGGGTTCAAATAAGTGGAGTGGCAGACACCACTTCGTTTTCACGTCCCCTTGATCTGGGTTGGAATTTAATTGGTAATCCATTTTCTTATGCCAAGCCCGTGGCGACCATCAGGATTGAACACGCCGGTGAAATATTGGATTTTGACACAGCAGCAGCAAATGGATGGATCTCCAATACCCTCTATGGTTATGATGGAATTGGATATTTTACAGAAAATAGTCTCAGGCCATGGGGTGGCTATTGGATATCCGCATTGGTTGAAGGTTTGATTTTTCACTTAGATTTTTTTGAGGACACTGCTCTGCGGCAAGTTCTGGCAGATGAACGTAGTGAGGAAGAATGGTATCTCTCCATTTTTGCCCAGCAAAATGGCAATGCAGATATGATCAGCCAGCTTGGAGTACATCCAGAAGCATCAGGTGGATTTGATGCCCAATTCGATTTCCCTGAACCTCCACCATCACCATCGCCATCATATGTTTCAACATATTTCGTGCACTCCAATTGGAATGAGGTCTTGGGATCTCATTACAATCGAGATATTCGAAGTCCGGTTTATATGGATGGTCAGGAAAGCTGGCAGTTAAGTCTCCACGCAGCTCCTGGCGAAGTTGAGTTGAGTTGGGCCTATGACTCTGAGGAGATTCCCGATGAAACCCATTTTTTCCTGATTGATATTGCTCATGGCGTTACCATCAATATGAATGATCAAGCCAATTATCTCTTTGAACATACAGGGGGTGAGTCAATTTTTCTCATTGGTGCTTTTCGTTATGTTGGCGTAGATGGTCTTGCTTTACCCGAGGAATACACCCTGAATCAAAACTATCCCAATCCCTTTAATCCCATCACGACCATTAGCTATGGTTTGCCGGAAAGGGCTGAGGTTTCAATGGAGATATATAATATGAGGGGGCAACTAATTGCCACACTGGTAAATGAACACCAGGAAGCTGGATTGTACCAACAAATCTGGAATGGACTTGATGGTTCGGGCCAACCAGTTTCTACAGGTCTCTATTTGACAAGATTGCATTCAGGACCATACACCAGGGTGATCAAGATGATTTATCTGAAATAA
- a CDS encoding C-GCAxxG-C-C family protein, with the protein MLGRAFNNAMDLEEQATLPFVGGIKQYGYQCGQVWGAALAAGARVHQQIGDGEEAQTRTLMAAEKLVEVFRDKSGEVNCHEITSIDKDSTSMDMVKYFLLKGGSIGCFRMASHFAPLAFDAIEESLATEVVNTPSSPASCTALLAKQTGASEKHQTMSAGLAGGIGLSGEACGALGTTVWIKAMQLKRDNPELDLWKDENFGAWFEATVETFLAASDYEFECADIVGRKFENIADHSEYLQQGGCSRIIEALSATVK; encoded by the coding sequence GTGCTGGGTCGTGCCTTCAACAATGCCATGGATCTGGAAGAACAGGCAACCCTGCCCTTTGTAGGGGGCATCAAACAATATGGCTATCAATGTGGTCAAGTTTGGGGAGCTGCCCTGGCAGCTGGAGCCAGAGTCCATCAACAAATCGGTGATGGAGAAGAGGCTCAAACTCGTACCCTCATGGCGGCAGAGAAGCTGGTAGAGGTTTTTCGCGACAAAAGCGGAGAGGTCAATTGCCACGAGATCACCAGCATAGACAAGGACTCCACCAGTATGGATATGGTGAAATATTTCCTGCTCAAGGGTGGGAGTATCGGCTGCTTTAGAATGGCCAGCCATTTCGCTCCCCTGGCCTTTGATGCCATTGAGGAGAGCCTGGCTACAGAAGTTGTAAATACACCTTCGTCACCCGCGTCTTGCACAGCCCTTCTGGCAAAACAGACCGGTGCCTCTGAGAAGCATCAAACCATGTCAGCTGGACTGGCTGGGGGGATAGGCCTGTCTGGAGAAGCCTGCGGGGCTCTGGGTACAACAGTCTGGATCAAGGCCATGCAGTTGAAACGCGACAATCCCGAGCTTGATCTGTGGAAGGACGAAAACTTCGGAGCCTGGTTTGAAGCCACTGTTGAGACTTTCCTGGCTGCTTCAGATTATGAATTCGAGTGCGCCGATATCGTAGGCAGAAAATTCGAAAACATCGCTGATCACAGTGAATATCTGCAGCAGGGTGGCTGTTCCAGGATCATTGAAGCCTTATCAGCTACAGTTAAGTAA
- a CDS encoding helix-turn-helix transcriptional regulator codes for METKSVNLKIRSARAALGWTQQDLADAVQATRQTIGLIENGFYNPSLNLCVSIAKALGKTLDDLFWEEPYNES; via the coding sequence GTGGAAACAAAATCAGTAAATCTAAAAATCCGCTCTGCTCGAGCCGCACTGGGCTGGACGCAGCAGGATCTGGCAGATGCGGTACAGGCGACACGGCAGACCATTGGTCTCATCGAAAATGGATTTTATAACCCCAGTCTTAATTTGTGCGTCTCTATCGCAAAAGCATTGGGCAAAACCTTGGATGATCTTTTTTGGGAGGAGCCATATAATGAATCGTAA
- a CDS encoding OmpA family protein: MKIKHILLVMISVSVLLSCSANKEMSAKNEAQKAQITKLQDEVKQLKAASSKKDVELDQLMSKLDDIQNVQIKNNRVVLTNSILFSSGSAKISESGRKILDDIWNILVTVPTREILIEGHTDNVPISKKDIGTYKTNWELSAVRSLAIIHYVSQHKGANPARLGAVGYGEFRPVADNDTEENRMLNRRVEIVIGRQLTK, translated from the coding sequence ATGAAAATTAAACATATCCTGTTGGTAATGATTTCGGTGAGCGTTTTGCTATCGTGCTCGGCCAATAAGGAAATGAGTGCCAAAAATGAAGCTCAAAAAGCCCAGATTACCAAGCTGCAGGATGAGGTTAAACAACTGAAAGCTGCCAGCAGTAAAAAGGATGTTGAGTTAGACCAGCTTATGTCCAAGCTTGACGATATTCAGAATGTTCAGATCAAAAACAACAGAGTTGTGTTAACCAACTCAATTCTTTTTTCATCTGGAAGTGCCAAAATTTCTGAATCCGGACGCAAGATCCTGGATGATATCTGGAATATTCTTGTTACCGTACCCACCAGGGAGATTTTGATTGAAGGTCATACCGACAATGTCCCCATCAGTAAAAAAGATATTGGTACTTACAAGACAAACTGGGAGCTGTCAGCCGTAAGATCGCTGGCGATTATTCATTACGTAAGCCAACACAAAGGAGCCAATCCGGCTCGTTTGGGGGCTGTTGGATACGGTGAGTTTCGTCCAGTTGCTGATAATGACACAGAAGAGAATCGCATGCTCAATCGGCGTGTGGAAATCGTCATCGGTCGCCAGCTTACCAAATAA